CATCGCCGATCTGCTGCTGATCGGGGAGCTGGGCCTGGACGGTCGTGTGCGGCCGGTGCGTGGAGTGCTGCCGGCCGTCCTCGCCGCGGCCGAGGCCGGCTACCGGCAGGTGGTCGTCCCGGAGCAGACCGCGGGGGAGGCCTCACTGGTGCCGGGGGTGTCCGTGCTCGGTGTACGGAGCCTGCGGCAGCTCATCGCCGTACTGACCAATGAGCCGGTGCCGGATGAGGAGCCCGCTCCGGAAGGCAGTCCGGACGCCATGCTGGCCGGGCTGATGGTACCTGGCGCGGGGGTGGGAACCGGGCTGGCGATGGAGTCGGTTGACGGCCCCGACCTGGCCGATGTCGCCGGGCAGCGCAAGGCACGCACGGCGTTGGAGGTGGCCGCGGCGGGCGGTCACCATCTGCTGCTGCACGGACCTCCGGGCGCCGGCAAGACCATGCTGGCGGAGCGGCTGCCCGGGGTGCTGCCACCGCTGACCCGGCGGGAATCCCTGGAAGTCACCGCGGTGCACTCGGTGGCGGGCATTCTGCCTCCGGGCGAGCCCCTGGTACGTACGCCGCCCTACTGCGCGCCGCACCATTCGGCGACGATGCAGTCGCTCGTCGGTGGCGGTAACGGACTGCCGCGGCCCGGCGCGGTGTCGCTGGCGCACCGGGGCGTGCTGTTCCTTGACGAGACTCCCGAATTTTCGGGCAAGGCGCTGGACGCCCTTCGGCAGCCGCTCGAATCCGGGCATGTGGTGGTGGCACGGAGCGCGGGAGTGGTGCGGCTGCCCGCCAGGTTCCTGATGGTCCTCGCGGCCAATCCATGCCCCTGCGGACGGCACAGCCTGCACGGCGCCGGATGCGAATGCCCACCGTCGGCGATCCGCCGCTACCAGGCGCGGCTGTCCGGACCGCTGCTCGACCGCGTCGATCTGCGCGTCGGAGTCGAGCCGGTCGACCGCGTCGACCTGCTGGGCCAAGGCGGCCGAGGCGAGCCGACGGCAGCCGTCGCGGCACGGGTACGGGCCGCGAGGGAGCGTGCCGCGGCCCGATTGCAGGGCACCCCGTGGAGCGTCAACTGCGAGGTACCGGGCCATGAGCTGCGTACGCGCTGGCCGGTCGCGTCCGGGGCGCTGGCCGCGGCCGAGCGGGACATGGAGCGCGGCCTGCTCACGGCCCGTGGCCTGGACAGGGTGCTCCGGGTGGCGTGGACGATCGCGGACCTCGCCGGGCGGGACCGGCCGCAGGCGTGCGACGTGGACCTGGCCCTGGAGCTGCGTACGGGCATCTCGCGAGGCGTACCCATGGCGGCCGACGGGGGAGTGCGGTGATGCCGGGCTCGGGAGCGGGGGACGAGGAGCGGATGGCGCGAGCAGCGCTGACCCGGGTGATCGAGCCGGGCGACGAGCACGGCGGCCGGTGGCTGCGCGAGCTGGGGGCCGGGGAGCTCATGGCCAGGCTCACCTCGCCGGAACACCGGGAACCGGCACTGACCGGAGCTTCGGCACGGCGGCTGGCGGGCTACCGGATACGGGCGACGGGGGTCGAGCCCGACCGTGATCTGGCGGCGGTCGCCGCGGTCGGTGGCCGCTTCGTCTGTCCCGGCGACCGGGAGTGGCCCACCCAGCTCGACGACCTCGGCGACGCCAGACCCATCGGGCTCTGGGTGCGAGGCCGGTCCGACCTGCGGAAATGGGCGCTGCGCTCGGTCGCTGTCGTCGGGGCCAGGGCCTGCACGCCGTACGGCGCGCACATGGCGGCATGCCTCGGCGCCGGGCTCGCCGAGCGCGGCTGGGTCGTGGTGTCGGGTGCTGCCTTCGGGATCGACGGCTCGGCGCACCGCGGCGCACTGGCCGCGGGCGGGGCCACCGTCGCCGTGCTCGCCTGCGGGGTCGATGTCGTCTATCCGCGCGGCCATGCCGAGTTGATCGGGCGCATCGCGGAACAGGGTCTGGTCATTGGGGAGTTGGCGCCGGGCGATCACCCCACACCCAGCAGGTTCATCCTCCGGAACCGGGTGATCGCCGCGCTCACCAGGGGCACCGTCGTCGTCGAGGCCGAGTACCGCAGCGGTTCGCTGGCCACCGCGCGAAGCGCGCAGAAGCTGGGCCGCTTCACGATGGGGGTCCCGGGACCCGCCACCAGCGGGCTCTCGGCCGGCGTGCATGCGCTGCTGCGCGGCGAGGGCGTGCTGGTCACCGATGCCGCCGAAGTGGCGGAGCTGGTGGGCGACATCGGAGACCTCGCTCCCGACCGCCGGGGACCCGTGCTTCCCAGGGATCTTCTGGATCCCCTGAGTGCACGGGTTCTTGAAGCGCTGCCTGCCCGTGGCGCGGTCGCCGGA
This portion of the Streptomyces sp. NBC_01750 genome encodes:
- the dprA gene encoding DNA-processing protein DprA, with protein sequence MPGSGAGDEERMARAALTRVIEPGDEHGGRWLRELGAGELMARLTSPEHREPALTGASARRLAGYRIRATGVEPDRDLAAVAAVGGRFVCPGDREWPTQLDDLGDARPIGLWVRGRSDLRKWALRSVAVVGARACTPYGAHMAACLGAGLAERGWVVVSGAAFGIDGSAHRGALAAGGATVAVLACGVDVVYPRGHAELIGRIAEQGLVIGELAPGDHPTPSRFILRNRVIAALTRGTVVVEAEYRSGSLATARSAQKLGRFTMGVPGPATSGLSAGVHALLRGEGVLVTDAAEVAELVGDIGDLAPDRRGPVLPRDLLDPLSARVLEALPARGAVAGAQVARGAGTTVDEALGRLYELHSLGFVERHGDSWQLTQSAIRGSNARRGGT
- a CDS encoding YifB family Mg chelatase-like AAA ATPase translates to MGFARACSVALVGVEGVVVEVQADLEPGVAAFTLVGLPDKSLVESRDRVRAAIVNSGAEWPQKKLTVGLSPASVPKSGSGFDLAVACAVLGAAERIDPKDIADLLLIGELGLDGRVRPVRGVLPAVLAAAEAGYRQVVVPEQTAGEASLVPGVSVLGVRSLRQLIAVLTNEPVPDEEPAPEGSPDAMLAGLMVPGAGVGTGLAMESVDGPDLADVAGQRKARTALEVAAAGGHHLLLHGPPGAGKTMLAERLPGVLPPLTRRESLEVTAVHSVAGILPPGEPLVRTPPYCAPHHSATMQSLVGGGNGLPRPGAVSLAHRGVLFLDETPEFSGKALDALRQPLESGHVVVARSAGVVRLPARFLMVLAANPCPCGRHSLHGAGCECPPSAIRRYQARLSGPLLDRVDLRVGVEPVDRVDLLGQGGRGEPTAAVAARVRAARERAAARLQGTPWSVNCEVPGHELRTRWPVASGALAAAERDMERGLLTARGLDRVLRVAWTIADLAGRDRPQACDVDLALELRTGISRGVPMAADGGVR